In [Leptolyngbya] sp. PCC 7376, a genomic segment contains:
- a CDS encoding GAF domain-containing sensor histidine kinase: protein MALDSLYRCLTRSSDPDVVVDNLAEAIAHLFSVEVVHIAIDRLTPEPLIGHYSKNPDLNGFVDLTPPTKAVIETKLKAKKYQKLKQQSIQEITLIPIETEDNGANWIGIGSFSSLPTLEEITSTVIPPLQLATQLLCLQQHKNQNHESNALLAQINQLIDAEMSINKLLQKAIAAMTDCYDVDFGIVGLFKYANPLLARNDRQTCPDATFNVVNETDILPQQVLLKDCTLCQRAWLLAPEILAIEKLGTDSTIASPLADDYQSFLVTPLMGQQSTDGQNSTIVGLIILGQQEPRAWQPQEKQLATFLAHQLSTAMIHQQSLQRVQTLVDERTAQLKWSLDVQAKLGAKMRQQIQQLRQLNVLKDEFLSTMSHELNTPLATMKVAVKMLKQPGRSPEKQATYLDILEQELTRESKLIKDLLKLQHFESEKFAIKPQRLVLKPILEGMQKEFNQRWQLLKGIELEINYTPENISQKLQIETDEESLSSALSELLTNAGKYSARNTKVRLEVEYLSKSPALVQLRLCNDGSGISVEEQEHIFEKFRRGAGVTDQAIPGTGLGLALVKALVEQLEGTIDVSSEPNNDGETHETCFVMTFPQSMVGL, encoded by the coding sequence ATGGCACTCGATTCTCTCTACCGTTGTTTGACACGTTCCTCTGATCCAGATGTTGTTGTTGATAATTTAGCGGAGGCGATCGCCCATCTTTTTTCGGTAGAGGTGGTACATATTGCTATTGACCGTTTAACTCCGGAGCCTCTGATCGGTCATTACAGCAAAAACCCTGATCTGAATGGATTTGTCGATCTAACGCCTCCCACAAAAGCAGTTATAGAAACAAAGCTCAAAGCAAAGAAATATCAGAAATTAAAACAACAGAGCATCCAAGAAATTACACTAATCCCCATCGAGACAGAGGATAATGGTGCCAACTGGATTGGGATTGGCTCTTTTTCCTCACTCCCCACACTAGAGGAAATCACCAGCACGGTTATTCCACCGCTACAACTTGCAACTCAGCTGCTTTGCTTGCAACAGCACAAAAATCAAAACCACGAGAGTAATGCACTCCTCGCTCAAATTAATCAGCTGATCGATGCCGAAATGAGCATCAACAAATTGCTGCAAAAGGCGATCGCCGCCATGACAGATTGCTACGACGTTGATTTTGGCATAGTCGGATTATTCAAATATGCAAATCCTCTCCTTGCGAGAAATGATCGCCAAACCTGTCCCGATGCCACATTCAATGTCGTTAATGAGACAGATATTTTGCCGCAGCAAGTCCTGCTCAAAGACTGTACGCTTTGCCAGCGAGCATGGCTTTTAGCACCAGAGATTTTGGCGATCGAAAAGCTAGGAACCGATTCGACGATTGCGTCTCCCCTTGCTGATGATTATCAAAGTTTTCTCGTCACTCCTCTAATGGGTCAGCAGTCTACCGATGGTCAAAACAGTACCATTGTCGGCTTAATCATTTTGGGGCAACAGGAACCGCGTGCTTGGCAGCCCCAAGAAAAACAACTCGCGACATTTTTAGCGCACCAGCTCAGTACCGCGATGATCCATCAGCAATCTCTCCAACGGGTGCAAACCCTTGTGGATGAACGAACAGCACAGCTCAAATGGAGTCTCGATGTACAGGCAAAATTAGGGGCAAAAATGCGTCAGCAGATTCAGCAACTCCGTCAGCTCAATGTGCTCAAAGATGAATTTCTCAGCACGATGAGTCACGAGCTAAATACGCCCCTCGCTACGATGAAAGTTGCTGTAAAAATGCTCAAGCAACCTGGGCGATCGCCAGAAAAACAAGCCACCTATCTCGACATCCTCGAACAAGAACTCACACGCGAAAGCAAACTGATTAAAGACCTGCTGAAATTGCAGCATTTCGAGTCAGAAAAATTTGCCATTAAACCTCAGCGCCTAGTGCTTAAACCTATTCTCGAAGGAATGCAAAAAGAATTTAACCAGCGTTGGCAATTACTTAAAGGCATCGAACTAGAGATTAACTATACCCCTGAAAATATCTCCCAAAAACTCCAAATCGAAACTGATGAAGAAAGCCTCAGCAGCGCTCTCAGTGAATTGCTGACCAATGCTGGGAAATATTCAGCTCGCAACACCAAAGTACGCCTCGAAGTTGAATATTTATCGAAGTCTCCCGCCCTTGTGCAGCTCCGCCTCTGTAATGATGGTTCAGGCATTTCTGTCGAAGAACAAGAACATATTTTCGAGAAATTCCGGCGAGGGGCAGGGGTTACAGATCAAGCGATTCCGGGTACTGGCTTAGGACTGGCATTAGTTAAAGCACTAGTCGAACAACTCGAAGGCACCATTGATGTAAGTAGCGAGCCGAATAATGATGGCGAAACCCATGAAACTTGTTTTGTGATGACCTTTCCGCAAAGCATGGTCGGTCTCTAG
- a CDS encoding methylated-DNA--[protein]-cysteine S-methyltransferase, producing MALAELNKFGDRPKNYTIEITLMGLPQVQRWQNPLPLQYGLYDSPFGDCLIATTEKGICNLYFPDSSDPAIATDFLSSEWGNKVELRHTPDLIKELGDRLFAPDATHANIVDLHLKGTDFQLKVWRALLEIPYGQTTTYQQIAEQIGQPKAVRAVGTAIGRNPVSYVVPCHRVIRTSGAMGGYRWGIERKIAILDWEKKHLNLALCRS from the coding sequence TTGGCGTTAGCAGAGCTAAATAAGTTTGGCGATCGCCCCAAAAATTACACAATAGAAATTACTCTTATGGGTCTTCCACAAGTGCAACGCTGGCAAAATCCTCTTCCTCTTCAATATGGTTTATATGATTCGCCCTTTGGGGATTGTTTGATTGCGACCACTGAAAAAGGTATTTGTAATTTATATTTTCCGGATAGTTCGGATCCGGCGATCGCCACTGATTTTCTCTCCTCAGAATGGGGCAACAAAGTTGAACTGCGTCATACTCCAGACTTGATTAAGGAATTGGGCGATCGTCTCTTTGCTCCAGATGCCACTCACGCCAATATTGTTGACCTCCATCTGAAAGGCACCGATTTTCAGCTCAAAGTCTGGCGAGCCTTACTCGAAATTCCCTATGGACAGACCACAACCTATCAGCAGATAGCTGAACAGATTGGCCAACCGAAAGCCGTTCGCGCTGTTGGTACTGCGATTGGGCGTAATCCAGTGAGTTATGTTGTACCGTGCCATCGAGTGATTCGAACATCAGGAGCGATGGGCGGTTATCGATGGGGGATTGAGCGGAAAATTGCGATCCTTGACTGGGAGAAAAAACATTTGAACTTGGCTTTGTGTCGCTCCTAG